Part of the Arachis hypogaea cultivar Tifrunner chromosome 6, arahy.Tifrunner.gnm2.J5K5, whole genome shotgun sequence genome, attcatatattattattatttaataaatattttatgttcaaaatattatttatttatttattttaactaacctataattttatttctatcgttatgttattgttggctttttaagatattattgaaacttgttatgtcattgttgattatttaaaatttgatattaaacttgttatatgtatttaatttttttaatttataaaccgtaaatccaatccaatccaaacggCACCGCAAGTAAAATTACTGTTCGAATTGGATGAATTTTTTACTCAAAAtcgatccaaaccgcaccgcaaacaCCTCTACTATACATTGTTAGTTGTTGAACCCTATTCtatttcatattctaagttttatttaaaaatttatcattgacTAATGAATTTTTGCATacataaaataagatttaaatctACCTTTTATTTAAACAGATGAATGAATATACTACTTTTTATTCTGACAGAGAATGAACAAATTACTCAACTAATAtaaattgattttcttttaatttagggtttaggttttgaaCTGACCAGTGCATTTTTTTTGTACATGACGTGCTTTTTTAcgttgtatttataattttttggtaAGAGAAGCTGTTCATGAAGAAGCCGAAGCCCAAATGGCCGAAAAGGTCCACAGCGCAAAGATAACAAATAGGTGGATTGTATTTATTGGATTATTCGTTGAAATTAGGGTGTGCATGACTCGGTCCGCTCCGAAGACCTGAACACTTTAAGAGCTAATTTGGTATGATTTTACTGGATTTAGGGTCGGGTAAgtgtctcaaaaatagacccgatcaTTATTTTGGGTCGGTTCCGGGCCATGCCTCGGGTAACCCGAAATCAGTCCGGTGGCCTGGTCATCatatacaattaatattttgtattattagtgatggatgatggctattcttatgtgaaatttaagtattgtaaaccttaatattttgtgttattagttattataagactataagttaatgttttatatttaaaatgtataagattttagactaattaatgcataatatatattgtgttatttgtattgatttaaatatttggtgttattagacaatattagtattgattatggttatactttaattttagagaatagttggttcttgttttatttttctaagtgaattttaccatgtcaaataatggttggagtattaaaaatttgaatatttttacatgctagcatataagaaggtatcaaggtaatgtaatctTAACGGTCCGGTTTTTACCTGATTTTTATCCGGTATAATCGTGGTCCGAAAGTGTATAAGTTTCATTAGGTCTAGGATCGAATTcgagtctaataaatagacccgataTATATTTTAGGCCGGATCTAGATCACATCAAATCCAATTTCACCCGATTCATACACACCCCTAGTTGAAATTAAATATGCTTTTCCTTTGTGATCCTCTTCACAAAGAAAATGGGAAAAGAAAATTGAAGATACAAATTTCATCTTCTTCctgattaatataattaaattcattattttttttgggGTACAAAAAtccattattttttaatataattatgtttatattaaaaaaattgagccGAAGCCCAAAAATACTATTACTCTATGTATACATAATGTGTCATTTTAAATCAAACAATAATAAAGAGGTTGAAGTACTTtagtaaaatgaaaaataagttagttttaataaataatatttatattgacATTTTTACTATTAACATTTTGTGTTtacttaattaatataaaaatgaaatttaagaaattaatatgTTAGCCGAGGCAGCCCAATTGATGAAGAGAGTATCAATGAAGCAAGAGAAGGCCCAAAGAGGAAGCAGCAGTTTCAGGGGAAGAAAATGGGAACAGGCCTGAGTTAAGGCCTGAGTTAAGAACCAGGAGCACGAGGCCCAGGTTAGTCCCAAAGTTGATGACAGACTTTGTGAGAAAATAAACTACGTAGCatttaccaaaaaataaaaaacttggtAACATTACCCTGTCCAAAACAAAGTGCACCCAGGTTGGATAGGTTATTGTTGTTGTGGGTTGGTTTGTTACCTGTCTACACAGTTGACCAAAAACAAAAGTGCACCCAGGTTAAAGATTTAGCCAGGCCTAGCAGTGGATGGAACCGATAAATAGTGTGTGAATATAGTGTGTGTGAGTTTATACTATATTGTAATAACTAGGATTGGAACTTGTCTAATCTATTTGACTTAAAAAACCTGTGTAACATTGAATCACAGTTAGTTATAGATATCAAGAGATTCTTTTGAAGCAAAAAGATTACtacacataaaaaaattaattatcaaatcaaCTATCACATATATATAGTTTaactcgtatttaatatatatttgatattcTAGTTTATAGAAATTTCTCCTTTGACTCGAAGGAGggataataactttttttttttttataatttctacCTTTGATTTCAATTCAATAACACCGTTACATTCTATCTCATTCTTTCTCTAATACATTATAACTACTCTTTATTTCTtaattctgttttttgttttttctatagCTAACATAGTATGAGTAAAGTATTTGATTCAATTATTCATTTTTTAGAAAAATCCAAAACAGTTTCAGATAATTATTTCAAAAGACgaaatttttgacaaaaaaatatcCAATCCGATTCTTGAGCTTTATTTTGATGGGACTGATTAGTCTCTGGGTCAAAAAaagtcaatgttattttttttgcaCAGAAACTAatcaatccaaaaaaaaaatcaagagtcagattaaatatttttattttagaaatctCGTTATTCTTTCGAAATAATTCTCAGAGTTCGGATAAAATAttcattcttcatttttttttaagaatcagATAAACAGAGTCATGTGATTAGATAATAAGTACATGACTATTTTATAAggaaaatacattaaaattaatcccTTTAATTGATGAAAGTTGAAGAGTGGATGTTGATGATAGCGATGGGCATGAATGAAGTTTCCTGGAAAGAGGAAACCGAGAAAAGTTGGCCAAACAAACAAAAAGACAGCTAACTTCAACGACAAAAAACAATGGCTCGTGTTTTATGTGTGTTTCTTAGTCAAAACTAGAAACCAAAAACACTTTCAAATTCCAATTCCAACAAAGTCACAGTGTTTATCAACACTTTtggtgaaaaaaataattaaattaatttaaatatgatataaaaatagaaaacattaattaattaattattatttttcttcaatttaagGATCTTGTTAATcagtgttgggaataagacaccattttctcttgagaaaatatttttgatagagaaataaaatagatacaatcacaacacaagaatttaacgtggaaactccaattaccggagaaaaaaccacgaccgttgtcaaatgacaaccagagaatatcactatgtaaaaattgttacaacacatagactcttttctctctaacaccgttaccccagtacacccacactctctcaaagcaaatatctaactacacctcacaacactctctaatcaaaaaatacagaggaaaagaaaaatcagatacaagcttaaagtgtttctgattggtgcaaaaacaaatggagaacttagcctcatatttatatcctaggccacccactccatttgctatcctaagcaatgtgggactaattcaaccaaatcctaacaatctccaccttgattgaaatagtcacacatcttcaacttccattgtcaacaccgacaattctttgttgccattgtctataccgacaatcatagttcagagaactatcatactccaccatgaaagtatactcacttggaattagaccactccaagcattttgCCTTGGTACAGATTGAAACCTTACtaaaaattcatggtgcaacttccaaattggcttttcctggaagttcttcagccatcaacctaactccgccacacaccttgcatctcaacgccaaccaatgcccgtgtgcaattgtggataactcaactgtagaccgtgcactaggaatgGTCcacaggaaagagaggtgggtcacaatggacacacttaaataccaggtCTTttcttagccagaacctttccaaactgcactctcacagtgtcacactgccttccagcaacaacaacagcaaccaaagatcaacctcaagctacatgacaaaattcttttctggtGTGGTTGCAGctaccacagagcatactaagaataaatctcaccgaaccgaagctctgataccacttgttgggaataagacaccattctcccttgagaaaacacttttgacagagaaataaaatagacacaatcacaacacaagaatttaacatggaaactccaattaccggagaaaaaaccacggccgttgtcaaataaCAACcaaagaatatcactatgtgaaaattgttacaacacatagactcttttctctctaacaccggcacccagTACActcacactctctcaaagcaaatatctaactacacctcacaacactctctaatcaaagagtatagaggaaaagaaaaatcagatacaagcttaaagtgtttctgactgatGCAAAaataaatggagaacttagcctcatatttatagcctaggccatcCACTCCATTAGCTATCCTAAACAATGTGgaactaattcaaccaaatcctaacaatcagcTATCGAAGAATTTAAGGTTattaataatagttaaaaatattgaACATAaactattttcaaattttcaacccaaaataaaaaaaattagtttgtaCTCTTTATCCAATATTATTATCACACTACATAGCAATTTTTCATTTGATTATTTATGTTGTGTCTATTTTTGATTGACAAATGTgtattttacttattttattcaaaataaaaacatgcCATAAGCCCATAATCGTACATAAATTTCTAGCTTTCACATTTTTCCCAATATTCCAAGTCTAGAAACGGATATTATTATTATACTCAAGAGTCATCTTcaacctccattttttttttgcttctgcaAAACAAGTTGTGAATTCAGGCTTAGACTTTAGACTTTAAAGTTTAAATAATGTTTTCACCGTGCAGCCCGGGAAGAGAGGATTGGAAAGACTACCGAAAGACCTCCAATTACTTTGGAGATTTTCATAAGAAGATTTAATAGCGAACATATAACACAATTACTCTTATACGAATGAGAATTTATTTTTGATgcgttaaataattatatatatttaattatataacgttatattaataaaaataattatgttttatattaatcataaaaaatagatataattatataaaatattttatattgttaatacattaaaattaagttttataaaaaaaattaattattttattagtttttataattttattaaatttttatattattttttatattgtcaatatatcaaaattaagttttataaaaaagtttaattattttttttaatttttataattttactgaatttttaattaattttttatactatttttttattaaattcttatattatatcagattttataattaaatcgttgtgataaaaaatattaaaattaatagaatattctattaaataaaatgaatatatataatatttgactgaatattttttatagttcaataaaatattttattaattttaatatttttgttacaataaaaatttaattataatatctgatataataaaaaaatttaattaaaaaatatatatataaaattaatttaaaatttaataaaattataaagatggATGGAGTAATTAAACCATAGAAAAATATTCATATATGGTGCCCCCAATACAGGTGTGTTTCGTAGCTTATTTAATTTGTCGTATACTGTCACATTATTGTTGAAGGATTATTATTTGTATCTCACCATTGTATTGTGTTCATCACGTGGCGAAGGTAAAATAGCAGCCAATGGTTTCATAGTGCAGTTGCTGTTGAAAAGTCAAAGAGAGCGGAGTAAAACAAAGCATCATCATAAACCATGCCACATGCCCACATTATTAGTGATGCAAATTAGTTCCCTTGCCATTAATATCTTCCTTCTTCATCAGCTTTTTCTTCTTATAATCTATCATCATCAAATCGCAGTAATCAACCAAAACAAGTGGGATCGCTGTAGGACACTAGTACCACAGTTttcagttctttttttttttttttacaccttacaattagattaaaatttaaaaaggtaTGTTCTATAAAGatgcataaaatatttttttaaagatattttttaataattaaaatttaatatatataattatttaaattgtgttatttttattaaaattaggtcaaataaattaatttgatcaaaaaatagtatattaaattttgaattggtctaaattaatattactttttataaaaaataactataatactcttattatataaaataactaaaatacttttaatatatatattaattttaaaaatcttaaattctagtttcttttctcttctatttttatagggttagaatttaaagtttttaaaattaatatatatatatatataaaataggaatattttaattgtattttataataagagtattgtagtaattttttataaaaaatattaatttatatcaatttaaaatttaatttattaatttttttgttaaactgaTTTATTtggtctaattttataatttaattaattatctgttttaaattttaatttttaaaaattatctttaaaaaaatatatttttaacatctttatCTAAGTAGTTAGAACTTACTGTTAATgaattttcttcccttttttttaaaaaaaatatacaaaattcgataaaataaaaattgttagaaCTATACATTTTACGCATTTAATATtagtaaaaaaagttaaaactttattttcttataaaattCGTTTTCCTCTAAATGTCCTAACAAAATCCAATATATTAGGATTTTCAGATGCACCaataattatagaaaaaaaaaagaacaagaaaatttcagaagctgataattttaatttacattaactaatatttttaaactatagtttaattttttagtctaatagtttaacattatatttttaaccaatatttttaaatattaataattaattcttaaacaaaaataataaattgtgatAACAGTAACACAATAGTATTGACGTCTTATATAGCATTTATGTTAAGAAAAATAAGTCtagtcaaaatttaaaaaaaaaaaagcaggggAAAGTAGGTCTTCAAAGTTCAACTTGCTTTCATTCTAAAACCTTAAAACATGGAAGACAATTTTTCTCCACAAAATTTTACTTTGCCATTCGAAAGCTGTAACAAGCTATCTTAAAAACGATGGGCTATAGAATATAAGATCTCGTGATTTATGAAAACGGTTTTCAACAtctgtttctagttttattttttaaaattttataaaaagaattttgtgagataaaaaatcaaataaagattcGAATAAGATTTGTTCCATGGGCAAGAGACTAGAGAAAGACTGCAATTAGAATTCACCAACATATTATATCTTACTGGATTGCCATATTTAATTTCAGATcaagtttttctctttttctttttctttttttctcccttaaacttagctttctcttcttccttttacACCTTCCTCTTGCCTTCCAACGTTATTATACACcgaaaaaatatttaagaaaaaaagacatgaataataataaaaaaaaaaagaaaaaatcaaaagaagttgcctcctttatatatttatatgaacTCATTATATGATCATGACTCATCATCACAGGCTTCATCACGACCGTTAAAATTCACAACAAACATCGCGATCACCGTTGCTGTTGCTGCAACTCCATCATACGAGAAAAGTCCTCGAAGCACACAAACCCATCCCGGTTCCTATCCACGCCCTCTATCATGCGCCTGCACTCCTCTAACGTGCACCGCTCGTCGCCGATCGCATGGAAAACCCTAAGCAGCTCCTCTGCCGAGATCCGCCCGTCGCCGTCGCTGTCAAACACCTCGAATGCTTCCCTCAGCTCATCCTCTTCCGTCATGGGAACATCGCCAACGGAACCGACTCGACTCACCAGCTCCTCGACGCTGATGCATCCACGGCCCTCAGCGTCGACCTCACGCAGCATCGCCGCCACTTCCTCCGATCGCAGCGGCGCCAAGCTCTTCAGAACCGCCTCAAGCTCCTGGCGTGAGACGACGCCGTCGCCGTCGCGGTCGATGAGGCGGAAGGCCTGTGAGAGCTCGAGGTGGAGCTCGATGGACCAGTCGCCAGAAGCATCAGGGAGGACACTAGTAGGCGTGGCGGAACCAGCGGCGGCGGCGGACTTGTGAGTGGAGCCCTCGGAGGAGGACGCGGAGGATCCGA contains:
- the LOC112695967 gene encoding probable calcium-binding protein CML35; the protein is MIPEETSWKVTEGPKHGDPFKATCFVPPSPQSFSSSSSSSSNTFSLFQHQPPMKLININPKNLKLSPKRLFRSSKKDRSAPSRSDPPSFGSSASSSEGSTHKSAAAAGSATPTSVLPDASGDWSIELHLELSQAFRLIDRDGDGVVSRQELEAVLKSLAPLRSEEVAAMLREVDAEGRGCISVEELVSRVGSVGDVPMTEEDELREAFEVFDSDGDGRISAEELLRVFHAIGDERCTLEECRRMIEGVDRNRDGFVCFEDFSRMMELQQQQR